The Roseomonas haemaphysalidis genome segment CCAGTCCGCCGCCGCCGGCCATTCCGGCAGCACGCAGGCGGCGCCCAGTTCCGCCAGCCGCTGCGCCTTCAGCGTCTGCTCGCCGAAGGGACGCGGTTCCGGCAGGCAAAGGAAGGGTTTGGCCAGGGCGGCGGCCTCGGCCACCAGCCCGTCGCCGGCGCCGCCCACCAGCACGGCGGCCCCGGCCAGCAGGGGCTGCGGGTCGGCCACCCAGCCGAGCAGCTCCAGGTTGGCGGGCAGCGCTGCATCGCCGGACACGGGGCCGATCACGCGCCACCGCCAGCCCGGCGTGGCGCGGGCGGCAGCGGCCAGGGCGACGGCGTCGCCCCCCGTGCCACCCTGGCCGAAGACCACGGTCACGCTGCGTTCCGCCACCGGCGCGGTGCCGGCGGCGACATCGGTCAGGAAGCCGGCATAGAAGGTCTTTTCCACCACCCAGTCCGGCGTGGCGGGGTCTTCCAGGGCGGCTGGAAAGGGTGCGACCAGATGCTGCGCGGCGGCAAAGGCGTGCAGGTGCGGCGGGTCGTCCCGGCGGCCGGCGAGGCGGAACAGCGCCACGGGCACGGAGCACAACCGGGCCAGCAGCGCCGCCTCGGCGGACACGTCCACCACCAGCAGGGCCGGGTCGGCCTCGCCCATCCAGGCAGCCAGCGCGGCGCTGCGCCGGCGCAGGCCGGAATGGCGCAGCGGCGCGTAATGCAGCAGGGGCGGCGGCACGCCGGGCGTGGCGCCGGGGACGGGCGCGTCGTCGGCGAGGTTCAAGGTGGCGCCGGGTGCCGCGGCCTGCTGCGCGGCGTTGAAGGTGCCGATCAGGGTGCAGGGTGTCGCCATGGCGCGGGCCACCGCCACGGCGCGGCGCCAGTGGCCGATGCCATGGTGATGCACGTAGTAGCCGACCGGCTGCGGCATCAGGCGGCGATGCGCCCGTCGCGGGCCAGGGCTTCCAGCGCGGCGGTGGCGGTGGCGATGGGCGCCTCGGCCTGCGGCAGCGCCGGCAGCAGCGGTTCGGCGCGGGCCAGAAAGGCGATGTCGTTGGGGCAGCCCGCGGCCAGCGCCGCCAGCTTGCCTTCCAGCCGGCGGGCATGGAACAGGGCCCGCAGGTCGGCGCGGCGTTGCAGCAGGGCCTGCCAGAAGGCGGCATCGGACAACAGGTGCGGCGCGCCGGTTTCGGCGATCCGCCGCCATTTCACCATTTCGGTCGCCATGCCGCCGCTGGCGCGGCCGTCCTCGCGGGCGGACACGCGCACAAACACCGCGGGGTCGTGGCGCAGGCGGCCGCCGGCGCGCTCCACTTCGGCCACCAGTGCGTTGTCCTCGCCGCAGGGCAAGGGGGGCAGGCCGCCGATGGCCTCGTAGAAGGGCGCGGCGATGGCCAGGCTGCCGGCGACGTGGTCGCCGTGCCGGGGCGCCGGGTCCCAGGGCAGCGGATCGATGCGGTCGGCCAGGGCCCGCACCGCGGCCCAGTAGCGGGCGACGGTGTCGCGCACCGCCAACAGCCCGGGGGGCAGCGGCAGAGAATCATCCAGGTCGATGCGCCCACCGACGCAGTCGGCCCCCTCCGCCAGGGCCCGCAGCTGGGCGCCGATCCAGTCCGGCGGCGGCAGGGCATCGGCATCGGTGCTGATCAGCGCGCCTTCCGGCTCGCCATCCCGCCGCAGCCAGTCCAGGCCGAGCGCCAGGGCCTGGCGGCGGGCAAAGCCGACATGCGCCTCGTCGCCGAGCAGGCGGGCTTCCTGGACCCGCAGGTCCAGGGCGGGGTGGGCGCTGGCGCGGGCCACGGCGGCGGTCGCATCCGTGCAGTTGTTGGCCAGCAGCAGGACCCGCAGCGGCCGGTCCGGGCCGGCCGCGCGCTGCGCCGCCAGCGCGCGCAGCAGGCGTGGCACCGCCGCCGCCTCGTCCTTGGCGGGAACGCAGACGACGCAGGGCAGCGGGGTCACGGCATCGCCACGGGCGGGCGCGGCGCCTTGGCCACCGGCAGCAGCGCCGGGTGCGGCGCGGCCACCGGGCGGTCCACATGCATCACCGCGCGCCCGGCCACCGGGGCGCTGGACAGCGCCGGGGCCAGCATGCCGCGATACACGGCCTCGTAGCCCGCCACCATCACCGTGGCATCGCAGGTCTGCTCGGCACGGCGGCGGCAGGCGGCGCGGCTCAGGCGGCCGGCGCGCAGAATGGCGTCGGCCAGCGCCTCCACATCGTCGGCGGGTGCGAGGGCGCCGGTGGCGGCATCGACGATCTCCGGCAGCGCGCCGCGCGCGAAGCCCGCGACCGGCGTGCCGCAGGCCAGCGCCTCGGCCACCACCAGGCCGTAGGGCTCCTCCCAGCGCGGCGTGCACAGCGCCACGCGGGCGCGGGCCACCTCGCGCGCCAGTTCGGCGTGGCCGAGGTGGCCGATATACTCGATGTCGCCGCCCAACCGCGGCTGGATCTCGCTTTGCCAGTAGCTGAGGTTGTTCAACGGCCCGGCCACGCGCAGCGGAATGCCGGCACGGCGGGCGGCGTCGATCGCCAGATGGGTGCCCTTTTCCGGCACCACGCGGCCGGACCAGATGGCATGCTCGCCCGCCACCGCGCCAAAGGCGAATTGCTGCAGGTCGATGCCGTTGCGCACCACGGCATCCACCGGCACCACCGGCTGCCAGATGTCGCGCACGCAGCCGGACACGGCGGCAAAGCGCATGCCCTCGCCACTGCGGTCACGCACGCCGGTTTCCAGGGTCGGGAACGGGGGCGTGTGAAAGGCGGTGAGCATGGGTATGGGCAGGCAATGCGCCATGGTCAGCGGCAGGTCGTGCAACGCGGCGTTGTGCACGATGTCGAAGCGCCCCAGGGCCACCCGCTCCATGATCCGGCGGTAGGCGTCCAGCTCGGCCACCCCCACCTGCTCCTCCAGCAACAGGTCGCCATGGCCTTCGCCGGTCGGCGGGCCGCTGGGACACAGGCCCAGCGCCGGGTCCGAGCCTTCAGCCGCGAACAGCGTCACGCGATGGCCGCGGCGGATCAGAAAGCGCGCCAGAAGATGGGTGTGCATCTCCAGGCCGCCGGCGAAGGGCTCCGCGATCGGGTATTTCAGGTGGGCGATCAGCGCGATGTTCAGCGGCACGGAGGGGGCGGCATCGATCAGGGCGACATCAATCATGCAGGGCTCCATTCCGGCGAATCCGGAAACTGACTGGTCAGAAGCCGAGGCAGGTGGCCGATGGGCCGGGAAGGGACGCCGGAATGCCGGCGGAGCCGTGGCAGCTGAGCCAGGAAAACGGCTGGGGCGCCCCCCGGTTGCGCAACAGGTGCCCGGACGGGGACGCACGGGAGGATGGAACGCCTATTGCACCCGGGCGTTACTCGCGCATGAAGACCATCCTGTTCCACAACCCATCCGCCGGCGGCGACGGCGACGCCCCTTCCCAGGAGGACCTGCTGGCCATGCTGCGCCGGTCGGGACTGGAGGTCTCGCCCCAGGACAACCGGACGGAGGACCTGTCCCGCGTCCTGGCCGAGCCGGCGGAACTGGTGCTGGTGGCGGGCGGCGACGGCACTGTCGGCCGCATCGCCACCGCCATGGCCGCCGCCCCGGGCGCCGCGGACCGCCTTCTGGCCGTGCTGCCGCTCGGCACCGCCAACAACCTGTCGCGCGCGCTCGGCTCATGGCCCGGCCCCGGGCACTTCGCCGAAGGCTGGCCGGAAGCCGCCCGGCGCAGCCTCAACGTGGCGGTGGCGGAAGCCGAGGGCTTTCCCGCCCGCCGCTTCGTGGAATCCGTGGGCTTCGGCGCCTTTGCGCGGGCGGTGGAACATGCCGATGAAACGGGCGAGCAGGGCGTCGATGCCGGGCGGGCGGTGTTCCGCCGCATTCTGTCCGGCGCCCTGCCCGGCCATGCCCGCATCATCGTGGACGGAGTGGCCGAGACGGTGGAAACCCTGCTGGTCGAGGTGATGAACGTCGCCTTGTTCGGCCCCAACCTGGTGCTGGCGCCGCAGGCCGACCCGGGCGACGGCATGCTGGACGTGGTGACGCTGCACCCCGACCAGCGGCACGCCATGCTGGACTGGCTGCGCGCCCCCGCCTGCGGCGAGCCGCCCGTGACCTTGCAGCGCGGCCGCAACGTGGTGGTGGAATGGGCCGGCGCGCCGTTGCGGCTGGACGACACGCCGCAGGAACAGGGCGCCCCGCCCGCCCTGGCCTTTCGCATGGCGGAGGAGGCGCTGACCGTCCTGGTCCCTCCCGAATGCCTGTCCGCCCCCCAGGGCGCCCGCGCCACCGCCGAGACGTGCAAGGCATGACCATGACCCCCGATCTTGATGCCATCGGCGCCCTGGCGCTGCGGCTGGCCCGCTTGGCCGGGCAGCAGATGGCCGATTCCCTGGGCCGCCCGCTGGAGGTGTCCTACAAGCCGACCGGCGAGCGCGAGCACAGCCTCAAGGACCCGGTGTCCGAAGTGGACCGCGCGGTGGAAGCCGCGCTGCGCCAGGAAATCGGCCGGCAGTTCCCGGACCACCACATCCTGGGCGAGGAGTTTCCCAACCCGCCGACGCGGCCGGGCGACGTCGTCTGGGCCATCGACCCGGTGGACGGCACCGCCAACTTCATCAACGGCTTTCCGCTGTTCGCCGGCTCGATCGGCGTGGTGCATGACGGCAAGCCGGTGGCCGGCGCGCTGTGGTGCGCTTCCTCGCACGCGCTGCGCGCCGGCGTGTATCACTGCGTTGCCGGCGGTCCGCTGCTGTTCGACGGCGAGCCGGTGTTGCCGCGCCGCAACCCCGAGGTGCGGCGCCGGCTGGGTGGCTTCCGCGATGCCTCGCACCGCTCGCCGCAGCAATGGGAGCCGCGCCGCACCGGCTCGGCCGCCATCGAATGCGCCTTTGTCGCCGCCGGGCTGATGGAGGTGGCGGTGTTCGAGAACCCTTATGTCTGGGACATCGCCGGCGGCCTCGCGCTGGTCCAGGCCACCGGCGGCGAGGCCTTTGTGCGCAATGCCGGCGGCTGGCAACGCCTGGAGCGCTTCGAGGGCGAGGACCTGCGCGCCTGGCAGAAGCCGATGATCGTCGCCGCCCCCGGCGCGGGAGACGCGCTGTGCCAGGCGATGGGCTGAGCAGCTTTCCGCCCGGCGGCCGCGCCGTGGTGGTCGGCGCTTCCGGCGGCATCGGGCGGGCGCTGCTGGACGCGCTGCACCGGTCCGGCGCCTTCGCGGAGGTGGTGGGTTTGTCCCGCCGCGACGGGCAGATCGATCTGGAAGACGAGGCCAGCATCGCCGCCGCCACCGCCCGGCTTCGGGACGGGCCGCCCTTGCGGCTGCTCATCGTCGCCACCGGCTTTCTGCACGACGCCGCGCAGCAGCCCGAGAAGACCTGGCGCACGCTGGACGCCGGGGCCATGGCGCGCGCCTACAGCCTCAATGCCATCGGCCCCGCGCTGGTCGCGAAGCACTGCCTGGACCTGCTGCCGGCCACGGGCAAGAGCGCCTTCGCAGCCTTGTCCGCCCGTGTCGGCAGCATCGGCGACAACCGCGCCGGCGGCTGGCATGCCTACCGCGCCTCCAAGGCCGCGCTGAACATGCTGCTGCGCAACCTCGCCATCGAACTGGCCCGGCGGAAGCCCGAGGCACTTTGCGTCGGGCTGCACCCGGGCACCGTGGATACGTCGTTGAGCGCGCCGTTCCAGGGCGGCGTGGCGCCGGGCAAGCTGTTCAGCCCCGCGCAGTCGGCGGGCTACCTGCTAGGGGTGCTGGACGGGCTGACGGCGCGGGACAGCGGAAACGTGTTCGCCTGGGACGGCAAGGCAGTGCCGCCCTGACACGGCGGGAAAGGCCAGGAGGAAGGGTTCCCCGGAATGGAAACAGGCGAGAAAGGGGTGCGGGGGAGTTCTCTCCCCCGGCCTTGCTAGCGTGCCGGCTCCAGCAACCGCACCGCCCGGTCCGCCAGCAGCGCCAGCCACGCGGTGAACAGCCCGCCTTGCAGCACATAGGCGCCGTTGTTGTTGGCCAGCCCGACGACGATGGGCGTGCCCAGGCATTCCGCCCCCGCCATCGCCCCCACCGCCGCCGTGGCGATGGACAGCACCACCGCCAGCCGCAGGCCGGACAGCACCACCGGCAAGGCCAGCGGCAGCTC includes the following:
- a CDS encoding glycosyltransferase, translating into MPQPVGYYVHHHGIGHWRRAVAVARAMATPCTLIGTFNAAQQAAAPGATLNLADDAPVPGATPGVPPPLLHYAPLRHSGLRRRSAALAAWMGEADPALLVVDVSAEAALLARLCSVPVALFRLAGRRDDPPHLHAFAAAQHLVAPFPAALEDPATPDWVVEKTFYAGFLTDVAAGTAPVAERSVTVVFGQGGTGGDAVALAAAARATPGWRWRVIGPVSGDAALPANLELLGWVADPQPLLAGAAVLVGGAGDGLVAEAAALAKPFLCLPEPRPFGEQTLKAQRLAELGAACVLPEWPAAADWPGLLDRALALDPARIGALHAPGAVGRLAGWLDGVASAA
- a CDS encoding glycosyltransferase — its product is MTPLPCVVCVPAKDEAAAVPRLLRALAAQRAAGPDRPLRVLLLANNCTDATAAVARASAHPALDLRVQEARLLGDEAHVGFARRQALALGLDWLRRDGEPEGALISTDADALPPPDWIGAQLRALAEGADCVGGRIDLDDSLPLPPGLLAVRDTVARYWAAVRALADRIDPLPWDPAPRHGDHVAGSLAIAAPFYEAIGGLPPLPCGEDNALVAEVERAGGRLRHDPAVFVRVSAREDGRASGGMATEMVKWRRIAETGAPHLLSDAAFWQALLQRRADLRALFHARRLEGKLAALAAGCPNDIAFLARAEPLLPALPQAEAPIATATAALEALARDGRIAA
- a CDS encoding glycosyltransferase; amino-acid sequence: MIDVALIDAAPSVPLNIALIAHLKYPIAEPFAGGLEMHTHLLARFLIRRGHRVTLFAAEGSDPALGLCPSGPPTGEGHGDLLLEEQVGVAELDAYRRIMERVALGRFDIVHNAALHDLPLTMAHCLPIPMLTAFHTPPFPTLETGVRDRSGEGMRFAAVSGCVRDIWQPVVPVDAVVRNGIDLQQFAFGAVAGEHAIWSGRVVPEKGTHLAIDAARRAGIPLRVAGPLNNLSYWQSEIQPRLGGDIEYIGHLGHAELAREVARARVALCTPRWEEPYGLVVAEALACGTPVAGFARGALPEIVDAATGALAPADDVEALADAILRAGRLSRAACRRRAEQTCDATVMVAGYEAVYRGMLAPALSSAPVAGRAVMHVDRPVAAPHPALLPVAKAPRPPVAMP
- a CDS encoding diacylglycerol/lipid kinase family protein, whose protein sequence is MKTILFHNPSAGGDGDAPSQEDLLAMLRRSGLEVSPQDNRTEDLSRVLAEPAELVLVAGGDGTVGRIATAMAAAPGAADRLLAVLPLGTANNLSRALGSWPGPGHFAEGWPEAARRSLNVAVAEAEGFPARRFVESVGFGAFARAVEHADETGEQGVDAGRAVFRRILSGALPGHARIIVDGVAETVETLLVEVMNVALFGPNLVLAPQADPGDGMLDVVTLHPDQRHAMLDWLRAPACGEPPVTLQRGRNVVVEWAGAPLRLDDTPQEQGAPPALAFRMAEEALTVLVPPECLSAPQGARATAETCKA
- a CDS encoding inositol monophosphatase family protein, with amino-acid sequence MTPDLDAIGALALRLARLAGQQMADSLGRPLEVSYKPTGEREHSLKDPVSEVDRAVEAALRQEIGRQFPDHHILGEEFPNPPTRPGDVVWAIDPVDGTANFINGFPLFAGSIGVVHDGKPVAGALWCASSHALRAGVYHCVAGGPLLFDGEPVLPRRNPEVRRRLGGFRDASHRSPQQWEPRRTGSAAIECAFVAAGLMEVAVFENPYVWDIAGGLALVQATGGEAFVRNAGGWQRLERFEGEDLRAWQKPMIVAAPGAGDALCQAMG
- a CDS encoding SDR family NAD(P)-dependent oxidoreductase, which encodes MPGDGLSSFPPGGRAVVVGASGGIGRALLDALHRSGAFAEVVGLSRRDGQIDLEDEASIAAATARLRDGPPLRLLIVATGFLHDAAQQPEKTWRTLDAGAMARAYSLNAIGPALVAKHCLDLLPATGKSAFAALSARVGSIGDNRAGGWHAYRASKAALNMLLRNLAIELARRKPEALCVGLHPGTVDTSLSAPFQGGVAPGKLFSPAQSAGYLLGVLDGLTARDSGNVFAWDGKAVPP